From a region of the Paenibacillus lutimineralis genome:
- a CDS encoding response regulator, with protein MMKVLIVDDEQPVRESVELSIKWAKHDITEIYMAGDGIEALDIVRREAPELIICDMSMPRMDGTGFLEVLREEGWDSKVIVLSGYQEFRYARATLLADGVDYLLKPFKIDDLDKAIARAVQSILGSKQNKSEEWRRSHQVNEAQVLLNEQKMVTYLQNETVNHEGVRQLLTDEGFPLEDFYILLFLPRNVGEVVDRYFMGDESLLMFSVRNILRDVLNPLAHYYFFRMESFLCVLTVGNISAVEMDYYRRKLEESWMSTIRVETFSGFSRQKFGYRDILSGLKEAKTEILKSNVLNGQRIEDDQRQMPSLMDKELLVLEALKKRDKEYLGELIRSFVMELRARGYLSLKELQHYTIEANLLIMRVSRQLELEQHIEPLSLWISDLEEWEKALTHTFWMMIESEGENLASLRSIHAIRHYIESHLGEEISLTVLADRFYFSPQYISKKFKENYDMTIMNYLTQLRMDKAKSLLSHSDISIIEISQLVGYEDDNYFGKVFRKHVGESPSHYRKKQQER; from the coding sequence ATGATGAAAGTGTTGATCGTAGATGATGAACAGCCTGTTCGGGAGAGTGTAGAGTTGTCCATCAAATGGGCCAAGCACGACATTACTGAGATATATATGGCTGGAGATGGAATAGAGGCGTTGGACATCGTCCGGCGGGAGGCTCCGGAATTGATTATATGCGATATGAGCATGCCACGTATGGATGGGACTGGCTTTCTTGAAGTACTACGCGAGGAGGGCTGGGATTCTAAAGTCATTGTATTGAGCGGCTACCAGGAATTCCGTTATGCACGGGCTACTCTGCTGGCTGACGGTGTGGATTATTTGCTGAAGCCCTTCAAGATCGACGACCTGGATAAGGCGATTGCCCGGGCTGTCCAGTCCATTCTGGGGAGCAAGCAGAATAAGAGCGAGGAATGGAGAAGGAGCCATCAGGTAAATGAGGCACAGGTGCTGCTCAATGAACAGAAGATGGTGACTTATCTCCAGAACGAGACGGTGAATCACGAAGGAGTCCGTCAATTGCTAACAGACGAAGGCTTCCCGCTGGAAGACTTCTATATTCTGCTCTTCCTGCCCCGGAATGTCGGCGAGGTCGTTGATCGGTATTTTATGGGGGATGAGTCGTTACTAATGTTCTCAGTTAGGAACATTCTGCGTGATGTGCTAAATCCGCTAGCCCATTACTATTTCTTCCGGATGGAATCCTTCCTCTGTGTACTTACAGTAGGGAATATATCAGCCGTCGAGATGGACTATTATCGCCGGAAACTGGAGGAGTCCTGGATGTCCACCATTCGAGTGGAGACCTTCTCAGGGTTCTCCCGGCAGAAGTTCGGCTACAGAGATATTCTGAGCGGATTGAAGGAGGCGAAGACGGAAATTCTGAAGTCTAATGTGCTTAATGGGCAGCGGATAGAGGATGATCAGCGGCAAATGCCTAGCCTCATGGATAAGGAATTACTGGTGCTGGAGGCGTTGAAGAAGCGGGACAAAGAGTATTTGGGCGAATTGATCCGCTCCTTTGTAATGGAACTGCGGGCTAGGGGCTATTTATCATTAAAAGAACTGCAGCATTATACCATCGAGGCCAATTTGCTCATTATGCGTGTTTCCCGGCAGCTTGAGCTGGAGCAGCATATCGAGCCTTTATCACTGTGGATTAGCGATCTGGAAGAATGGGAGAAGGCCTTGACACATACCTTCTGGATGATGATTGAATCGGAGGGGGAGAATCTGGCCTCGTTGCGCAGCATTCATGCGATCCGGCATTATATTGAATCCCATCTTGGCGAGGAAATCAGTCTGACTGTGCTAGCTGACAGGTTCTATTTCAGTCCGCAATATATTTCCAAGAAGTTCAAGGAGAACTATGATATGACGATCATGAACTATCTGACGCAGCTGCGGATGGACAAGGCCAAATCGCTGCTTAGTCATTCGGACATTAGCATTATCGAGATATCTCAGCTTGTAGGCTATGAAGATGATAATTACTTTGGCAAAGTGTTCAGGAAGCATGTCGGTGAATCTCCTTCTCATTATCGCAAGAAGCAGCAGGAACGTTGA
- a CDS encoding sugar ABC transporter substrate-binding protein, which produces MKKTKKVFGFLAMMVLIASLVACGGKTNSNSANSGTDTNSSNTSGGTEKQAKISLFQSKVEIAEALEELANKYKEETGNEVEVWGSAGDAYITQLQAKLAAKEGPTIFSIASGAEAEKFKSYYYDMSNESYVKNIAPNMALEVDGKVVGVPIGVEGFGLVYNKSLVDPKDVTDLASFTSKMESLKAEGINGLSLSQEAYFLIGHILNTPFALQADPIDFINKLNNGEVKMADTKEFQEFAKFMEVIRQNSVNPMEVTYDTQMGDFATGKTAMVHQGNWSYGMLADYGDLDIGMMALPIAGNNKLSVDIPGGWVINNGAKPEEIKAANAFLDWLYNSETGKDTIVNKFKFIPAMTNIEADGLDPLSQAVFEATKSGNTIPWAMNYFPQGIIVNDLTPVTSEFFLDNGMTGEQYLKNLDDAWAKAAK; this is translated from the coding sequence ATGAAGAAGACAAAAAAAGTATTTGGTTTCCTGGCGATGATGGTATTGATCGCATCTCTCGTCGCTTGTGGTGGCAAGACAAATAGCAATTCCGCCAATTCAGGCACAGACACGAACTCTTCGAATACATCCGGAGGTACAGAGAAGCAAGCGAAGATCTCGCTCTTCCAGAGCAAGGTTGAGATTGCTGAAGCGTTGGAGGAACTGGCCAACAAATACAAAGAAGAGACTGGGAATGAGGTTGAGGTTTGGGGTTCCGCTGGTGATGCTTATATCACTCAACTACAAGCGAAGCTGGCCGCTAAGGAAGGACCTACGATCTTCAGTATAGCGTCTGGGGCGGAAGCGGAGAAATTTAAATCCTACTATTACGACATGAGCAATGAGAGCTATGTTAAAAATATTGCTCCTAACATGGCGCTGGAAGTAGACGGCAAGGTTGTCGGCGTTCCGATAGGGGTTGAAGGCTTCGGTCTGGTGTACAACAAGAGTCTGGTTGATCCGAAGGACGTAACCGATCTCGCATCCTTTACGAGTAAAATGGAGAGCTTGAAGGCAGAGGGAATTAACGGGTTGAGCCTGTCCCAAGAAGCTTACTTCCTGATCGGACATATTCTGAACACACCATTTGCCCTTCAGGCAGATCCGATTGACTTTATCAATAAGCTGAACAATGGCGAGGTCAAAATGGCCGACACGAAGGAATTCCAGGAATTCGCCAAGTTTATGGAAGTGATTAGACAGAATTCTGTGAATCCGATGGAAGTTACTTATGATACTCAGATGGGTGATTTTGCGACGGGCAAGACGGCAATGGTACACCAAGGTAACTGGAGCTATGGTATGCTGGCGGATTATGGTGATCTCGACATCGGCATGATGGCGTTGCCGATCGCTGGAAATAACAAGCTGTCTGTCGATATTCCGGGCGGCTGGGTTATCAACAATGGGGCGAAGCCGGAGGAGATCAAGGCGGCTAACGCATTCCTGGATTGGCTCTATAACAGTGAGACTGGTAAGGATACGATCGTGAATAAATTCAAGTTCATTCCGGCAATGACCAATATTGAAGCAGACGGACTGGACCCATTGTCTCAAGCTGTATTTGAAGCAACGAAGAGTGGAAATACCATTCCGTGGGCTATGAACTATTTCCCACAAGGCATTATCGTGAATGATCTGACACCAGTAACCTCTGAATTCTTCCTGGACAATGGTATGACTGGTGAGCAGTACTTGAAGAATCTGGATGATGCATGGGCAAAAGCCGCTAAATAA
- a CDS encoding carbohydrate ABC transporter permease encodes MKRKDKLWFGLFTMPLFTIFTIVVIIPFIIGIAYSFISWDGISANPKVFVGLDNYVTIFQDERFFSSAGHTLKFTLLALISVNLLGLTFSLLVTNGLRTSKLARTFFFMPNLIGGLILGYIWKFIFTDAFKFLGGKTGLEGIFFNWLINPNFALYALVIVFTWQMAGYTMIIYIAGIQGIPDELLEAAKVDGANIWHRLTKITFPLLMPSFTICFFMTLSGAFKIYDVNLSLTNGGPVHSTEMFAMNIFNEIFGYGRYGVGQAKAILFFLIVALVTLTQVIITKKKEVQM; translated from the coding sequence ATGAAAAGAAAAGACAAACTTTGGTTCGGGTTATTTACGATGCCCTTGTTCACCATTTTTACGATCGTCGTCATTATTCCGTTTATTATCGGGATTGCCTATTCATTCATTAGCTGGGATGGTATCTCGGCTAACCCGAAAGTATTTGTTGGTCTGGATAACTACGTAACGATATTCCAGGATGAGCGGTTCTTCTCTTCCGCAGGGCATACACTTAAGTTTACACTCCTAGCACTTATTAGTGTGAATCTGCTGGGCTTAACCTTCTCATTGTTGGTTACAAACGGGCTGCGCACTAGCAAGCTGGCGCGTACCTTCTTCTTTATGCCGAATCTGATCGGCGGATTGATCCTCGGTTACATCTGGAAGTTCATCTTCACGGATGCGTTCAAGTTCCTCGGTGGTAAGACCGGGCTTGAGGGGATATTCTTCAACTGGCTGATCAACCCTAACTTCGCTTTATATGCTCTAGTCATCGTATTTACTTGGCAGATGGCCGGATATACGATGATCATCTATATTGCTGGGATTCAGGGAATTCCTGATGAGCTGTTAGAGGCAGCCAAGGTGGATGGCGCGAATATCTGGCACAGGCTGACGAAGATCACCTTCCCGCTGCTTATGCCCTCCTTCACGATCTGCTTCTTCATGACGCTATCCGGTGCGTTCAAGATTTATGACGTGAACTTGAGCTTGACGAACGGCGGACCGGTTCATTCGACGGAAATGTTCGCGATGAACATCTTCAATGAGATCTTCGGCTATGGCCGCTATGGAGTCGGTCAGGCGAAGGCGATCCTGTTCTTCTTGATCGTGGCCCTGGTGACATTGACGCAGGTAATCATCACGAAGAAGAAAGAGGTGCAGATGTAA
- a CDS encoding carbohydrate ABC transporter permease yields the protein MRRTSRAISSILLALLALLFLSPIYIMLVNSFKTRAELYNNALALPESFSLQYFEAAMKKMNFLTVLGNSTFVTVMTVIFVVVLASMTAWMLVRTDNKLSKLMFMAFISTMLIPFQTLMMPLMQVMDWIRTYLHIPMLNTHGGLIFMNIGFHASIAVFLYHGFIKSIPIALEEAATLDGCSKFGVFWRIVFPMLKTITITVAILDVISTWNDYLLPSLTLSDKGLRTIQLSTFYFFGEFTIVWNQAMAGLTLTIIPVVIFYAIAQKYIIKGIAEGAVK from the coding sequence ATGAGACGAACTAGCAGAGCAATCAGCTCCATTCTGTTGGCCCTTCTTGCACTCCTGTTCCTGTCGCCGATTTACATTATGCTCGTGAACTCCTTTAAGACGCGGGCAGAATTGTATAATAATGCGCTGGCATTGCCGGAATCCTTCAGCCTTCAATATTTTGAAGCAGCGATGAAGAAGATGAATTTCTTGACCGTTCTGGGCAACTCGACCTTTGTTACCGTGATGACCGTGATCTTCGTGGTCGTTCTTGCCTCCATGACCGCATGGATGCTGGTCAGAACCGATAATAAACTAAGCAAATTGATGTTCATGGCGTTTATCTCGACGATGCTGATTCCATTCCAGACGCTGATGATGCCGTTGATGCAAGTGATGGACTGGATTCGTACCTACCTTCATATTCCGATGCTGAATACGCATGGTGGACTGATCTTTATGAATATCGGCTTCCACGCTAGTATCGCCGTGTTCCTGTACCATGGATTCATTAAGTCGATTCCGATTGCATTGGAAGAGGCGGCGACACTGGATGGCTGCAGCAAGTTCGGTGTGTTCTGGAGAATTGTGTTCCCAATGCTGAAGACGATAACGATTACTGTCGCAATACTGGATGTAATCAGCACGTGGAATGACTATCTGCTGCCTTCCTTGACGCTGTCTGATAAGGGGCTGCGGACGATCCAACTGTCGACGTTCTACTTCTTCGGCGAGTTCACGATCGTCTGGAACCAGGCTATGGCTGGTTTGACTTTGACCATTATACCTGTCGTCATCTTCTATGCCATCGCCCAGAAATATATTATCAAGGGTATTGCCGAAGGGGCTGTAAAGTAA
- a CDS encoding ChbG/HpnK family deacetylase: MAREICIITRADDCGSSHSANLGIEKALEGGVLRNVSIMATCPAIREAAEMFAGRDDVCFGLHFVLNAEWNDIKWGPVADPTSVPSLIEADGWFSPHPHYFEEHPPVMAEVMLELEAQFARLTELGFPITYVDTHMVPESAIPGLEDELRAWCAARGLIYWWDYIFQNISISANDDAVIEHLGQIEALGTERYLLVTHPAVDSEEMRALGNAYESGQQIARTRQYDSLFWSNPRLSSEYKRRGIRPIRYDEAVKLNLS, from the coding sequence ATGGCTAGAGAGATCTGTATCATCACGAGAGCTGACGATTGCGGAAGCAGCCACTCCGCGAACCTGGGTATCGAGAAGGCGCTGGAAGGTGGAGTATTGAGAAATGTCTCCATTATGGCGACCTGCCCTGCCATTCGCGAAGCGGCGGAGATGTTCGCAGGGAGGGACGACGTCTGCTTTGGACTGCATTTCGTCTTGAATGCCGAGTGGAACGATATCAAATGGGGTCCGGTGGCGGACCCTACATCGGTTCCTTCCCTGATTGAGGCAGACGGCTGGTTCAGTCCGCATCCTCACTACTTCGAGGAGCATCCGCCCGTCATGGCGGAGGTAATGCTTGAACTCGAAGCTCAGTTCGCCAGGCTTACAGAATTGGGCTTTCCTATCACATATGTCGATACGCATATGGTGCCCGAATCAGCGATCCCTGGTCTTGAAGATGAGCTTCGTGCCTGGTGTGCTGCTAGAGGACTGATCTATTGGTGGGACTATATATTTCAGAATATAAGCATAAGCGCGAATGATGATGCTGTTATCGAGCACCTTGGGCAGATCGAGGCCCTTGGGACAGAGCGATATTTACTTGTGACTCATCCGGCTGTGGACTCTGAGGAGATGAGAGCATTAGGCAATGCCTATGAGTCGGGACAGCAAATTGCCAGAACCCGACAATATGACAGCCTGTTCTGGTCAAATCCGCGACTATCTTCTGAATATAAACGTAGAGGGATCAGGCCGATCCGCTATGATGAGGCAGTTAAGCTGAATCTAAGTTGA
- a CDS encoding HD domain-containing protein yields the protein MGIHTYFQSLTDLERIIRCPGRFKFQEHSVSEHSWKVVQYAKTLADIEESHGATVDWKKLYEITSSHDYGEIFIGDIKTPVKHYSLELRAMLQQVEEGMVAHFIDEHIPEEFQAIFRRQLREGKDDSVEGQILEVADKMDQIYEAFAELQRGNTEKEFITMYRSALIKIKQIKLHCVDYFLHQILPDLVREGSQSPVDIEQITNEALAAVSHT from the coding sequence ATGGGAATCCATACGTATTTCCAATCATTGACGGATTTAGAGCGGATCATCCGCTGTCCAGGCAGATTCAAATTCCAGGAGCATAGCGTATCCGAACATTCCTGGAAGGTCGTACAATACGCCAAGACGCTTGCGGACATCGAGGAAAGCCATGGAGCCACTGTGGATTGGAAGAAGCTATACGAAATTACGAGTAGCCATGATTACGGTGAGATCTTCATTGGGGATATCAAGACACCTGTGAAGCACTATTCCTTGGAATTGCGAGCGATGCTGCAGCAGGTTGAAGAGGGAATGGTCGCTCATTTTATTGATGAGCATATACCTGAGGAATTTCAAGCTATCTTCCGCAGACAGCTGCGCGAAGGGAAAGACGATTCTGTGGAAGGACAAATCCTTGAGGTTGCCGACAAGATGGATCAGATCTATGAAGCATTTGCTGAGTTGCAACGGGGGAACACCGAGAAGGAGTTCATCACGATGTACCGTAGTGCTCTGATTAAGATCAAACAGATCAAGCTGCACTGTGTCGATTATTTCCTGCATCAAATTCTGCCTGACCTGGTTCGTGAAGGCTCACAATCTCCGGTCGACATTGAACAGATTACGAATGAAGCACTGGCCGCTGTCTCCCACACTTAA
- a CDS encoding NRAMP family divalent metal transporter, whose translation MSEVQSGVAPSEGSQSDISISFREKATKGKVGFKRKLWLFWALLGPGIISSLSNNDAGGMISYTMTGAVFGISFFLPLLFLLAPIDYNMQEMSMRLGAVTKTEYRELLLRYFGKFWHYTSVAALGLANLMYIITEFVGMTAGLTLMGLPLWLADLISFAFVSFVMFFMGYWSKERLGILVGVVNVVFIIVAFMTHPDPAEIGKVFTSWPSITWDLKSDGMLVFILATIGNAIAPFMLYYNNNTTLDKGLTRKDLRLGRIDIALGSLLQPIFAAAVMICGAALMGHVANLDDSNPADLITAFVPVTGRIGSILFALGLFNAGWLAAITISFSSAYTVAGAFGWKRSQNNKISEAPKFYALYFGCLLLGAIVILIPDLPLSMLAVFTQIFATMLFVPDLIFLVLLTNNRKIMGEYANSGWKRLLGWGIISLYSAVSVVTIILTLNGTMS comes from the coding sequence ATGAGCGAAGTGCAATCGGGTGTAGCTCCTTCAGAAGGAAGTCAATCAGACATAAGTATCTCCTTTCGAGAGAAGGCGACCAAAGGTAAGGTGGGATTTAAAAGAAAGCTGTGGCTGTTCTGGGCGCTTCTGGGACCAGGTATTATTTCCTCACTATCTAACAATGATGCTGGAGGCATGATCAGTTATACGATGACTGGAGCCGTATTTGGCATAAGCTTCTTCCTCCCATTATTGTTCCTGCTCGCGCCGATTGACTATAACATGCAGGAGATGTCGATGCGTCTAGGGGCGGTCACCAAGACCGAATACAGGGAACTGCTTCTTCGTTATTTCGGGAAGTTCTGGCATTACACCAGTGTAGCGGCCTTAGGGCTGGCCAACTTGATGTACATTATAACCGAGTTTGTGGGAATGACGGCTGGACTGACCCTTATGGGGCTGCCATTATGGCTAGCCGATCTCATCAGTTTCGCCTTTGTCAGTTTTGTAATGTTCTTTATGGGGTATTGGTCAAAGGAACGGTTAGGAATACTGGTCGGGGTAGTCAATGTTGTATTCATCATCGTCGCCTTTATGACTCATCCCGATCCGGCTGAGATCGGTAAAGTATTTACCAGCTGGCCGAGTATAACTTGGGATTTAAAATCAGATGGAATGCTGGTATTTATCCTAGCGACCATCGGAAATGCCATCGCTCCATTTATGCTGTATTACAACAACAACACGACGCTAGACAAAGGGTTAACACGTAAAGATCTGCGGTTAGGACGTATCGATATTGCCCTTGGCTCTTTGCTTCAACCGATCTTTGCGGCGGCCGTTATGATCTGCGGTGCTGCACTGATGGGCCATGTGGCTAATCTCGACGATTCCAATCCGGCAGATTTGATTACCGCATTCGTACCGGTTACCGGCCGCATAGGCAGCATTTTGTTCGCCTTGGGATTGTTTAATGCGGGCTGGCTCGCTGCTATTACGATCTCCTTTTCTTCAGCCTATACCGTTGCCGGAGCCTTTGGTTGGAAGAGAAGTCAGAACAATAAAATATCGGAGGCGCCGAAGTTCTATGCTCTCTACTTTGGCTGTCTGTTACTAGGAGCTATAGTTATATTAATTCCGGACTTACCGCTTAGCATGCTGGCTGTCTTTACGCAGATTTTTGCAACCATGCTGTTTGTTCCAGATTTGATCTTCCTAGTTCTGCTTACCAACAATCGAAAGATTATGGGGGAATACGCCAACTCGGGATGGAAACGCCTGCTTGGATGGGGAATCATATCGCTTTATTCAGCGGTGTCGGTGGTAACGATTATTTTAACACTAAATGGTACCATGTCTTAA
- a CDS encoding DUF3973 domain-containing protein: MYYYCIVCQGLHDERYTAGKIFKRGYFIDDTGTGIKFHLGMCDPVVKGDHLHIRRDCSLETVDRWMPIYDFIQSDREFGGEVSAVKEPAAWPR, encoded by the coding sequence ATGTACTATTACTGCATCGTGTGTCAGGGGCTTCATGATGAGAGGTATACGGCTGGGAAAATTTTTAAGAGGGGGTATTTTATTGATGATACAGGTACGGGAATCAAGTTCCATCTAGGGATGTGTGATCCGGTCGTTAAAGGAGATCATTTACACATAAGAAGAGATTGCTCATTGGAGACGGTAGATCGCTGGATGCCCATTTATGACTTTATTCAATCTGACCGGGAGTTCGGCGGGGAAGTCAGCGCAGTAAAAGAACCAGCCGCTTGGCCGCGATGA
- a CDS encoding EamA family transporter, whose protein sequence is MWLLYAFGSALFAGMTSILAKIGIKNTDSNLATALRTIVVLLFSWLMVFVVGSQHTIDSISARTLLFLILSGAATGASWLCYFRALQLGTVNQVTPIDKSSVILTILLAFLFLGEVPTLFMGIGIVLLGLGTYLMIEKKADSTGAAGTRRRTWLIYAVLSAIFAALTSILGKIGIQDIESNLGTAIRTIVVLIIAWGIVFFQKKYTLMKDIDKKSWLFIGLSGLATGLSWLCYYRALQDGKASLVVPIDKLSIVVTVIFSYIFLREKLSARSFTGLLLVVGGTLLLLF, encoded by the coding sequence ATGTGGCTCCTGTACGCTTTTGGTTCGGCGCTATTCGCGGGTATGACATCTATTCTGGCCAAAATCGGGATAAAGAACACGGATTCAAACCTGGCTACGGCACTGCGGACGATTGTTGTCCTATTGTTCTCCTGGCTTATGGTTTTCGTTGTCGGCTCACAGCACACGATAGATTCAATATCCGCCCGCACACTTCTATTTCTAATCTTATCCGGCGCTGCGACCGGTGCCTCATGGCTATGCTATTTTAGGGCCTTACAGCTAGGCACGGTCAATCAAGTCACTCCGATCGATAAGAGCAGTGTGATACTTACGATTCTGCTCGCTTTTCTGTTTCTCGGAGAGGTACCGACGTTATTTATGGGAATCGGGATCGTCCTACTTGGGCTGGGGACCTACCTGATGATCGAGAAGAAGGCAGATTCCACAGGGGCTGCTGGCACAAGGCGAAGAACTTGGCTAATCTATGCGGTGCTATCCGCGATCTTCGCTGCTCTGACCTCGATCCTTGGCAAGATTGGTATCCAGGACATCGAATCCAATCTGGGTACAGCGATTCGTACGATTGTTGTACTGATCATCGCCTGGGGGATCGTATTTTTCCAGAAGAAGTATACCCTGATGAAGGACATCGATAAGAAGAGCTGGCTGTTCATCGGTCTGTCCGGTCTAGCAACGGGGCTGTCCTGGCTGTGCTACTATCGAGCTCTGCAGGATGGTAAGGCTAGTCTCGTGGTACCGATTGATAAGCTGAGCATTGTTGTTACAGTAATTTTCTCGTACATATTTCTCAGAGAGAAGTTGTCGGCCAGATCCTTCACTGGTCTATTACTCGTCGTAGGGGGGACTCTACTGCTGTTGTTCTAG
- a CDS encoding Gfo/Idh/MocA family protein gives MKKIKTGIIGGSIRNRWASSTHIPALLHSELHEITAIATTNMASAQEAADRIGNVSAYDDYTKMLESSDVDMVIVSVKAPYHHEIILNAIRANKHIYCEWPLAVTASEVDEIMVQINGSQARHAIGLQSRQADEVRRVKEMINHQEIGRILAVNIKSSTQAKGNWVDSGSSYILERSNGATLLTINGGHALDIVSYLLGHFSEVQASHHTHYNEAHITDQSRTINKSIEDQYIIQGKINCEIPVSIHLQGGAYPQFILEVQGELGIIRLYQNRSIGHPQYGGLSVSLVKYDSSQAIASSQHDDFTLVMEDTKEFPLTNVARAHQSFAEDILANSVNPKTPDFHYAAYLHRLINAIEESAQTGRRMDLI, from the coding sequence ATGAAGAAAATAAAAACAGGCATCATCGGGGGTTCAATTCGGAACCGTTGGGCCAGTTCGACACATATTCCGGCTCTGCTCCACAGCGAGCTTCATGAAATCACGGCAATAGCGACCACAAATATGGCTTCAGCCCAAGAAGCGGCGGACCGGATTGGAAATGTCAGCGCCTATGACGATTACACCAAAATGCTCGAATCTAGCGATGTAGACATGGTTATTGTCAGCGTTAAAGCCCCCTATCACCATGAAATTATTCTGAATGCAATTCGTGCCAATAAGCATATTTACTGTGAATGGCCTCTGGCTGTTACTGCGAGTGAAGTCGATGAGATCATGGTGCAGATCAATGGCTCTCAGGCCCGACATGCCATCGGCCTACAGTCACGCCAGGCCGACGAGGTACGCAGGGTTAAGGAGATGATCAATCATCAAGAGATCGGCAGAATTCTGGCCGTTAATATAAAGTCCTCAACACAGGCCAAGGGCAATTGGGTGGACTCCGGCAGCAGCTATATTCTGGAACGCAGCAATGGAGCGACACTACTGACGATCAACGGTGGTCACGCTTTGGATATTGTGAGCTATCTGCTTGGTCATTTTAGCGAAGTTCAGGCCAGCCACCATACGCACTATAACGAAGCCCATATTACGGATCAGAGCCGTACGATCAACAAAAGTATAGAAGATCAGTACATCATCCAGGGCAAAATCAACTGCGAGATCCCCGTTTCGATCCATCTTCAGGGCGGAGCCTACCCTCAATTTATACTGGAAGTCCAGGGAGAACTGGGGATTATCCGACTCTATCAGAACCGCTCTATCGGGCATCCGCAATATGGCGGTCTGAGTGTGTCCTTGGTGAAATACGATTCGAGTCAAGCGATTGCTTCTAGTCAGCACGATGATTTCACATTGGTGATGGAGGATACGAAGGAATTCCCCCTCACCAACGTAGCTCGGGCCCACCAGTCCTTTGCCGAAGACATTCTGGCCAATTCAGTTAACCCTAAGACGCCAGACTTTCATTATGCTGCTTACTTGCATCGATTGATCAATGCAATAGAGGAATCAGCTCAAACTGGCAGACGGATGGACCTGATTTGA
- a CDS encoding LysR family transcriptional regulator, whose protein sequence is MDIENMRAFIAVAENGSISSAAQELHQLQSNMTAKIKKIESEFDTELFYRRPRGMELNEEGKKLYAQFKKIVLLWEETRSMMNQENAVLRIGLMVSKNPPNFNQAMGILYEKYKNLVVTVRTGNTQKIENEIADGMIDIGFLVGKTDAKLLHYKKYGTERLVLVGRNTDKPLNTLLKDENLIISSGNCYYKKVFDQLLEDHHVVRTDFVEIAALESLVSMCQLGMGISLIPESDTVSLGIRDYRVIDHDACELEKFMCYRVNHKITGMEQQLMNMISAAN, encoded by the coding sequence TTGGATATTGAGAATATGAGAGCGTTCATCGCGGTCGCAGAGAACGGAAGCATCTCGTCTGCTGCGCAGGAGCTGCATCAACTGCAATCCAATATGACGGCCAAGATCAAGAAGATCGAGAGCGAATTTGATACAGAACTGTTCTATAGAAGACCAAGAGGGATGGAGTTGAATGAAGAGGGCAAGAAGCTCTATGCCCAATTTAAGAAGATCGTATTGTTATGGGAAGAGACCCGGAGCATGATGAATCAGGAGAATGCCGTGCTGAGGATCGGACTTATGGTAAGTAAGAACCCGCCTAATTTCAATCAAGCGATGGGAATATTATATGAGAAATATAAGAACCTGGTAGTGACGGTGAGGACTGGGAATACGCAGAAGATCGAGAATGAGATTGCCGACGGGATGATCGATATCGGCTTCCTGGTTGGGAAAACAGATGCGAAGCTGCTTCATTATAAGAAATACGGAACCGAGAGATTAGTATTGGTCGGCAGAAATACCGATAAACCGCTGAATACGCTCCTGAAGGATGAGAATCTGATTATCTCCTCCGGCAATTGCTATTACAAGAAGGTGTTCGATCAATTGCTTGAGGATCATCACGTGGTACGCACAGATTTCGTAGAAATTGCTGCTTTGGAGTCTCTGGTCAGCATGTGCCAACTCGGCATGGGGATAAGTCTGATCCCGGAATCGGATACAGTCTCGCTAGGAATCAGGGATTATCGCGTGATCGACCATGACGCTTGTGAGCTTGAGAAATTTATGTGCTACAGAGTAAATCATAAAATTACCGGAATGGAGCAGCAGCTCATGAACATGATTTCAGCTGCTAATTAA